The following coding sequences lie in one Lentilactobacillus sp. SPB1-3 genomic window:
- a CDS encoding phosphatase PAP2 family protein, which translates to MNKTNYRNQKIVIYISLVIFLILAWMVVGHFSPLQHTDEQVQAWIRSGINPTQTSIMIHVTNLMGSKSSLVIILVIIVGLLAFKQLGAALFVTVNSMLLSYPMNVGLKLLINRPRPSIHHLVTVHSTSFPSGHAMISIMLAGSLIILINNHWRRNIATMTAVLLLSLFILIIGYSRVYLGVHYPSDVLAGYCVGLLTINLVYILFKRWQIL; encoded by the coding sequence ATGAACAAAACGAATTATCGTAACCAAAAAATAGTAATTTACATAAGTTTAGTTATCTTCTTAATTTTGGCTTGGATGGTCGTTGGCCATTTCTCACCATTGCAACATACTGACGAGCAAGTTCAAGCTTGGATTCGTTCTGGAATCAATCCAACACAAACTTCAATTATGATTCACGTAACGAATTTAATGGGTAGTAAGTCATCTCTAGTGATTATTCTTGTGATTATCGTAGGCCTCCTAGCTTTTAAACAACTAGGAGCAGCACTGTTTGTCACCGTCAATAGTATGTTACTGTCATATCCAATGAATGTTGGCTTAAAACTATTGATCAATCGCCCTCGCCCATCAATCCACCACTTAGTAACGGTTCACTCAACCAGCTTTCCAAGTGGGCATGCCATGATCAGTATTATGCTTGCTGGATCATTAATAATATTAATCAATAACCATTGGCGGCGGAATATCGCCACAATGACGGCAGTATTATTACTAAGTTTGTTTATTTTAATCATTGGTTATTCCAGAGTTTATTTAGGGGTCCATTATCCAAGTGATGTCTTAGCCGGTTATTGTGTTGGTTTATTGACGATTAATTTAGTATATATTTTATTTAAAAGGTGGCAAATTTTATGA
- a CDS encoding class I SAM-dependent methyltransferase produces MKNTLQSSLAFSHTLLQSVVKPGDNVIDATMGNGHDTLFLAQLVQATGHVSAFDIQASAIESTKQLLADNQIADNNYNLYQMSHSQIKDVLPEDSKITAAIFNLGYLPGGDKSVITHSETSIPAIQQCLQMLERHGLVVVVLYYGHPGGESEKEAIIDFTHSLDQHVYNVLQYQFVNQVQAPPICLAFEKR; encoded by the coding sequence ATGAAAAACACACTTCAATCATCACTAGCATTTAGCCATACTTTGCTGCAGAGCGTCGTCAAACCTGGTGACAATGTAATCGATGCCACTATGGGTAACGGTCATGACACCCTATTTTTAGCTCAACTTGTTCAAGCGACTGGACATGTTAGTGCCTTTGATATCCAGGCTTCAGCAATTGAATCAACTAAACAACTTCTAGCAGATAATCAGATTGCTGACAATAATTACAATCTGTATCAAATGAGTCATTCCCAGATTAAAGATGTGCTTCCTGAAGACAGTAAAATCACTGCGGCTATTTTTAATTTGGGTTATCTTCCAGGTGGTGATAAATCAGTCATCACCCATAGTGAAACATCAATTCCGGCGATTCAACAATGCCTACAGATGTTAGAAAGACACGGACTTGTCGTGGTCGTTCTTTATTATGGTCATCCCGGTGGAGAGTCAGAAAAAGAAGCGATTATAGATTTCACACACAGCCTTGATCAACATGTCTACAACGTTTTACAATATCAATTCGTTAATCAAGTCCAAGCCCCACCTATTTGTTTGGCATTCGAAAAACGTTAA